The following are encoded in a window of Castanea sativa cultivar Marrone di Chiusa Pesio chromosome 9, ASM4071231v1 genomic DNA:
- the LOC142609265 gene encoding non-specific lipid-transfer protein 1-like, with protein MEKKIMSCLVLAFGLMIILVLNAGASAADGITCEEALTQLITCQPYLLGFGPTPISTCCKGAENVSQQANTTTIRRSLCECLETAAEAFKLIPERLKQLPQLCEINVPVPLDPTVDCNTVP; from the exons atggagaagaaaataatgagTTGTTTAGTATTAGCCTTTGGGTTGATGATTATTTTGGTACTAAATGCAGGTGCAAGTGCTGCAGATGGCATAACATGCGAGGAGGCTTTAACACAATTGATAACCTGCCAACCATACTTACTTGGTTTTGGCCCAACACCCATCTCTACATGTTGTAAAGGTGCAGAAAATGTATCGCAACAGGCAAACACCACTACAATACGCAGGTCTTTGTGTGAATGTTTAGAAACTGCTGCAGAAGCATTTAAACTTATACCTGAAAGACTAAAACAGCTTCCCCAACTTTGCGAAATCAATGTACCTGTTCCTCTTGATCCCACTGTGGATTGCAACac TGTCCCATGA